One genomic segment of Paenibacillus sp. FSL H8-0332 includes these proteins:
- the hflK gene encoding FtsH protease activity modulator HflK, whose amino-acid sequence MNQNGDNIPGFKLPKLKPGMYKRIGVGVAAAAVLLYIGATSFYTVQEQERAAILTFGKYTSESSAGLHFKWPYPIQDVITVPAELTQRIHIGYRQESDGAVPVDDEAMMITGDENIVSADAVVQWKISNIRDYLYNIDDPDKFLRNSASSSIRAVIGSEKLDYAITDGKTVIQDKVRVLLVDLQKKYNTGIQIIDIKFQDIEPPSGQVEEAFREVTNAREEKNTKINNAKKYENDIIPKARGEAQALLERAEGEKKSRILNAQGDVARFNAIFAEYANNQSVTESRLVLETLETILPNARIFITNSNSDTVNYLPLNELMRSTKDSPSAPAAVNPAPSAAPQGGDAK is encoded by the coding sequence ATGAACCAGAATGGCGATAATATCCCAGGGTTCAAGCTGCCGAAGTTGAAGCCGGGCATGTACAAGAGGATAGGGGTGGGGGTAGCCGCTGCGGCTGTGTTGCTGTATATCGGCGCCACCTCATTTTATACTGTGCAGGAGCAGGAACGTGCGGCTATTCTGACCTTCGGCAAGTATACGAGTGAGAGCTCAGCCGGGCTCCATTTCAAATGGCCCTATCCCATCCAGGATGTAATTACCGTGCCTGCCGAGCTGACCCAGCGGATTCATATCGGGTACCGCCAAGAGTCGGATGGAGCAGTTCCGGTGGATGATGAAGCTATGATGATTACGGGTGATGAGAATATTGTCTCTGCCGATGCGGTAGTCCAGTGGAAGATCAGCAATATCCGTGATTACCTGTATAACATTGATGACCCGGACAAATTCCTGCGCAACTCGGCCAGCTCCTCGATCCGTGCGGTCATTGGTTCCGAGAAGCTGGACTATGCGATTACCGACGGGAAGACGGTCATTCAGGATAAAGTCCGCGTGCTGCTGGTGGATCTGCAGAAGAAATACAACACCGGCATTCAGATCATCGATATCAAGTTCCAGGATATTGAGCCGCCAAGCGGCCAGGTGGAGGAAGCCTTCCGCGAGGTCACGAATGCCCGTGAAGAGAAGAATACGAAGATCAACAACGCCAAGAAGTACGAGAACGATATCATTCCGAAGGCGCGCGGTGAAGCACAGGCCCTGCTGGAGCGGGCCGAAGGCGAGAAGAAGTCGCGTATCCTGAATGCGCAGGGGGATGTGGCGCGGTTCAATGCGATTTTTGCCGAATATGCCAATAATCAGAGCGTCACCGAGAGCCGGCTGGTCCTGGAGACACTGGAGACGATCCTGCCTAACGCCAGAATCTTCATTACGAACTCAAACAGTGACACTGTGAACTATCTGCCGCTGAATGAGCTGATGCGCAGCACCAAGGATAGCCCCTCTGCTCCTGCCGCTGTGAATCCGGCGCCTTCAGCCGCACCGCAAGGAGGAGATGCCAAGTGA
- a CDS encoding amino acid ABC transporter ATP-binding protein — protein MIKVSHLSKSFHGNLILDDLSVEIEKGDVVAIIGSSGAGKSTFLRALNCLEQADQGMLDLEGFKVDFSTITNKQRLELRKQTAMVFQQFNLFQHRTALDNVKEGLKIVKRMNDREAAQIAQEQLEQVGLTERAHYYPKHLSGGQQQRVGIARALAMNPKLLLLDEPTSALDPELVGEVLQTIKKTAATGQTMILVSHEMSFVYEVANKVLFLDKGKIVEEGTPDEVFNHPKSERAKEFLQNYFRNKSGN, from the coding sequence ATGATTAAGGTAAGCCATTTATCCAAGTCCTTTCACGGCAATCTGATTCTGGATGATTTGTCGGTGGAGATTGAGAAGGGCGATGTTGTAGCGATCATCGGTTCATCCGGTGCAGGCAAGTCCACCTTCCTGCGTGCGCTCAACTGCCTGGAGCAGGCGGATCAGGGGATGCTTGATCTCGAAGGCTTCAAGGTCGATTTCAGCACGATCACGAACAAGCAGCGGCTGGAGCTGCGGAAGCAGACGGCGATGGTCTTCCAGCAATTCAATCTGTTCCAGCACCGCACGGCGCTGGATAATGTCAAGGAAGGCCTGAAAATTGTGAAGCGGATGAACGACCGCGAGGCCGCACAGATTGCACAGGAGCAGCTGGAGCAGGTAGGTCTTACTGAGCGGGCGCATTATTATCCGAAGCATCTGTCCGGCGGCCAGCAGCAGCGGGTGGGCATTGCCCGCGCCCTGGCGATGAATCCGAAGCTGCTGCTCCTGGACGAGCCCACCTCTGCGCTTGATCCTGAGCTGGTGGGCGAGGTGCTGCAGACGATCAAGAAGACCGCCGCCACAGGTCAGACGATGATTCTCGTCTCGCATGAGATGAGCTTCGTCTATGAAGTAGCGAATAAGGTGCTTTTCCTGGACAAAGGGAAAATCGTCGAGGAGGGGACGCCGGACGAGGTGTTCAATCATCCGAAGTCCGAGCGGGCCAAGGAATTCCTGCAGAATTATTTCCGTAACAAGTCGGGTAATTAA
- a CDS encoding amino acid ABC transporter permease, which yields MGEIFDINAVFTAIPRLLEVLPVSLQITVISMIVGLVFALLFAIIRMRRIPVLSQLVTVFISFIRGTPIIVQLYLTYNGIPLLLKFINQQYGTDYNINAIPAMIFVLVTFAFNEAAYNSETIRAALQSVNKGQIEAAESLGMTYLQVLRRVIVPQALVVAIPPLGNALIGLLKGTSLAFVAGVIEMTAKGKIISGSNFRFFEVYLALAIIYWVMTILIEQILRFLEKRFSIPDSAAGAMNRGWFSWGRREI from the coding sequence ATGGGAGAGATTTTTGATATTAACGCGGTGTTCACAGCGATACCTCGTCTGTTAGAGGTCCTTCCTGTGAGTCTGCAGATTACGGTCATCTCGATGATCGTCGGCCTTGTGTTTGCTCTGTTGTTCGCCATTATCCGTATGCGCCGAATTCCCGTGCTAAGCCAGCTAGTCACAGTCTTCATCTCGTTCATTCGGGGAACGCCGATCATTGTGCAGCTGTATCTGACCTATAACGGAATTCCGTTGTTACTCAAATTCATTAATCAGCAGTACGGGACGGATTATAATATCAATGCCATTCCGGCGATGATCTTCGTGCTGGTCACCTTCGCATTCAATGAAGCGGCGTACAACTCGGAGACGATCCGCGCTGCGCTGCAATCGGTCAACAAGGGCCAGATCGAGGCCGCTGAATCCCTGGGGATGACGTATCTTCAGGTGCTCAGAAGAGTCATCGTTCCGCAGGCGCTGGTGGTGGCTATTCCGCCGCTGGGCAATGCACTGATCGGACTGCTGAAGGGGACCTCCCTGGCCTTTGTGGCGGGTGTAATCGAAATGACAGCCAAGGGTAAAATCATCTCCGGCAGCAACTTCCGCTTCTTCGAGGTGTATCTCGCGCTGGCGATCATCTATTGGGTCATGACGATTCTGATTGAGCAGATTCTGAGATTCCTGGAGAAAAGATTCTCCATTCCGGACTCCGCTGCCGGGGCCATGAACCGCGGCTGGTTCTCTTGGGGAAGGAGAGAGATCTGA
- a CDS encoding CapA family protein yields MKFLVSGDALFSSSNLDKTMDPELLALLQGADEAFTNAEFVTPRLNTAPAAGRGYQTSVRPKALDEFGKLNIRYVSFANNHTGDYGTQGLVDTIEEAEARGLTPLGVGMSLHEARKPVFVDTADGRIAIITIDVTRSEVFAASNPGNGVPARPGVNPLRWSRTYVVNDQDFSTLKEISERIGIASSMEEGKRIETFKSKSENYYEFGSFFEGYLTFEKGEQSRVKTVAHEQDQQEIYRSIQDAAERSDYVFVSLHTHEGENENWYSDYPAEFIETFARGAVDAGASCVFGHGAHFTRGVELYKGQPIFYNIGSLFMEFEAGESIVSPEMFTAYGYAENEAPSTLHKNRTKDSEGNWQGFYSDRKFSENFLVMFDLSVEDKRFDYELIPIDLRLTHETVTKRGLPVLASDEAAASLVERLNAVSNERYHTEIIYEGRRLTVRPC; encoded by the coding sequence ATGAAATTTCTAGTCTCGGGAGATGCATTATTCTCCAGCAGTAATTTAGATAAGACGATGGACCCGGAGCTGCTTGCTTTGCTGCAAGGGGCCGATGAAGCTTTTACCAATGCAGAGTTCGTGACCCCGCGCCTGAATACCGCTCCGGCGGCAGGCCGCGGCTACCAGACCAGTGTACGCCCCAAGGCGCTGGATGAATTCGGGAAGCTCAATATCCGTTATGTGAGCTTTGCGAATAATCATACGGGGGACTACGGGACCCAGGGCCTTGTAGATACGATCGAAGAGGCGGAAGCCCGCGGTCTGACCCCGCTTGGAGTGGGCATGAGCCTGCATGAAGCGCGTAAACCGGTGTTCGTGGATACGGCAGATGGCCGGATCGCCATCATCACTATCGATGTGACGAGAAGCGAAGTATTCGCTGCCTCAAATCCGGGGAACGGCGTTCCAGCCCGTCCGGGGGTCAACCCGCTCCGCTGGTCGCGTACGTATGTCGTGAACGATCAGGACTTCAGCACCTTGAAGGAGATCAGTGAGCGCATCGGCATCGCTTCCAGCATGGAGGAAGGCAAGCGGATTGAGACCTTCAAGAGCAAATCGGAGAATTACTATGAATTCGGTTCATTTTTTGAAGGCTATTTAACCTTCGAAAAGGGAGAACAGTCCCGTGTCAAAACGGTAGCGCATGAGCAGGATCAGCAGGAAATCTACCGCAGCATCCAGGATGCTGCGGAGCGCAGTGATTATGTCTTTGTCAGCCTGCACACGCATGAAGGGGAGAATGAGAACTGGTACTCCGATTATCCCGCAGAGTTCATTGAGACCTTCGCGCGGGGGGCGGTGGATGCCGGGGCGAGCTGTGTCTTCGGACATGGTGCCCACTTCACCAGAGGGGTGGAGCTGTATAAGGGCCAGCCTATTTTTTATAACATAGGCAGTCTGTTCATGGAGTTCGAAGCCGGAGAGTCGATTGTATCTCCCGAGATGTTCACCGCCTACGGGTATGCCGAGAATGAAGCTCCATCTACCCTGCATAAGAACAGAACCAAGGACAGCGAAGGGAATTGGCAGGGGTTCTATAGCGACCGCAAGTTCTCCGAGAACTTCCTGGTCATGTTCGATCTTAGTGTGGAGGACAAGCGGTTCGACTACGAGCTGATTCCGATTGATCTTAGACTCACTCATGAGACGGTGACGAAGCGCGGGCTTCCGGTCCTGGCTTCGGATGAAGCTGCGGCTTCCCTGGTGGAGCGGCTTAATGCGGTAAGCAACGAACGGTATCATACTGAAATTATCTATGAGGGCAGACGGTTGACTGTCAGACCGTGTTAG
- a CDS encoding transporter substrate-binding domain-containing protein translates to MKKKFVPGVLMVLLGLVIAGCGNGTKNDAGSAETNGAGAGTKTIVAATSGVSNPFSYEKDGQLTGYDVEVMKAIFKDLPEYKLEVQAIEFEGILTGLDNGRFQLGANNFSSNPERRGKYNFSLPIIENANVFVVRKDDNTLKAVEDLKGYKAVTEVGNSGATLLENYNEANPDAKAEIIYTDENFVKQFEGIEAGKYDVRIISRVSAEKAIKEHGFTNLKVVAFSTENSDPGSYILLSKSADSTLLDTVNKRIKEMYADGTLLKISQEQLGGDYLPKKELME, encoded by the coding sequence ATGAAGAAGAAATTTGTGCCAGGCGTTCTGATGGTGTTGCTCGGGTTGGTCATTGCAGGCTGCGGTAATGGAACTAAGAATGACGCAGGCTCCGCAGAGACAAACGGCGCGGGAGCCGGTACGAAGACCATCGTTGCGGCAACGAGCGGGGTAAGTAACCCTTTTAGCTACGAGAAAGACGGACAGTTGACAGGTTACGATGTGGAAGTAATGAAGGCGATCTTCAAGGACCTTCCGGAATATAAGCTAGAGGTTCAGGCGATTGAATTCGAAGGGATTCTGACTGGCCTGGATAATGGCCGTTTCCAGCTGGGGGCGAACAATTTCAGCTCCAACCCCGAGAGACGCGGCAAATACAATTTCTCTCTCCCGATTATCGAGAATGCGAATGTATTCGTAGTCCGCAAGGACGATAACACCCTTAAGGCGGTAGAAGACCTGAAGGGCTATAAAGCCGTAACAGAAGTAGGCAACTCCGGTGCCACACTGCTGGAGAATTATAATGAAGCGAACCCGGATGCCAAAGCAGAGATTATCTACACTGACGAGAATTTCGTGAAGCAGTTCGAAGGTATTGAAGCCGGCAAATACGATGTGCGCATCATTTCCCGTGTCTCTGCCGAGAAGGCCATCAAGGAGCATGGCTTCACCAATCTGAAGGTCGTTGCGTTCTCTACAGAGAACAGTGATCCAGGATCTTATATCCTGCTCTCAAAGTCTGCGGACAGCACCCTGTTGGATACCGTTAACAAGAGAATCAAGGAAATGTATGCGGATGGTACTCTGTTGAAAATTAGCCAAGAGCAGCTTGGCGGCGACTATTTGCCTAAAAAAGAGCTAATGGAGTAA
- a CDS encoding glycosyltransferase yields MTLNIPLEFAERFAQLGSNTYIGQGGVIESPELISIGNNVSVEAPHYIKTAAIDQQLPHEGPVICIGDGCQINRGVQITASPKIILEPNLLIYSNVQMEGEIAIGEGSWIGANCRLSGNIRIGAGSVVKANSTVLDNVPDYCVVSGNPASIVQVYETASGSWVDVSDHDQAQAVLTARSRLPLLSICIPTYNRAPYLDTCLHSIYSQIGNNELIEVVVSDNASTDATPDVIDKYMSLYSNMRAVRNDTNVGADPNIYFVTTLGRGKFVKMHGDDDYFLPGKIMPLLHVLDSHPECGVIHISIINGNGPPRLDSGISNFLAATTLYGAFISSVVLRREDLEKIENPTLFMASKFNQLYLQYSILKDNPNFCIMYDSMFSYGGAYNPKYSFAEVFFNGYPSILSHFLSSGLTAEDIAREKRQTLYHYTIPWLRNNKATVTTDEFEGIYTKYYHEEPYYEDGLAIMEAIRQS; encoded by the coding sequence TTGACCTTAAATATACCGCTTGAATTCGCTGAGCGATTTGCTCAGCTTGGAAGCAACACTTACATCGGGCAAGGGGGCGTAATTGAGTCTCCAGAGCTAATATCTATAGGCAATAATGTTTCTGTTGAAGCTCCGCACTATATCAAGACAGCAGCCATAGACCAACAGCTTCCTCATGAGGGTCCAGTTATCTGTATAGGAGACGGATGTCAGATCAACAGAGGGGTACAGATCACAGCATCCCCCAAGATTATCTTAGAGCCAAATCTTCTTATCTATTCCAATGTTCAAATGGAAGGTGAAATCGCCATTGGCGAAGGCTCCTGGATCGGAGCAAATTGCCGCCTGTCAGGGAATATACGTATTGGAGCTGGGAGCGTAGTTAAGGCAAACAGTACGGTCTTGGACAATGTTCCCGACTACTGCGTGGTTTCAGGTAATCCCGCATCGATTGTGCAGGTCTATGAGACTGCCTCCGGCAGTTGGGTGGATGTGTCTGATCATGACCAAGCCCAGGCCGTTCTTACTGCCCGAAGCCGTCTCCCCCTGTTATCTATCTGCATCCCGACTTACAACCGTGCGCCTTATCTGGACACCTGCCTTCATTCAATTTACTCACAGATCGGGAATAACGAACTGATCGAAGTAGTGGTATCCGATAATGCCTCTACAGATGCCACACCAGATGTCATAGACAAGTATATGTCCCTTTACTCCAATATGAGAGCAGTTCGAAATGACACTAATGTTGGTGCAGACCCTAATATTTATTTTGTTACAACATTGGGAAGAGGAAAATTTGTGAAAATGCATGGAGATGATGATTATTTTCTCCCCGGCAAGATCATGCCCCTCCTTCATGTACTGGACAGTCATCCGGAATGCGGAGTCATTCATATTAGTATAATAAACGGAAATGGGCCTCCCCGCTTAGACTCTGGGATTAGCAATTTCCTGGCCGCCACCACTCTTTATGGAGCGTTTATCAGTTCAGTTGTATTAAGGCGTGAGGATTTGGAGAAGATCGAGAATCCCACCCTATTTATGGCTTCTAAATTCAATCAATTATATCTGCAATATTCCATATTAAAGGATAACCCGAACTTCTGCATCATGTACGATAGTATGTTCAGTTATGGCGGTGCTTACAATCCTAAATACAGTTTTGCTGAAGTGTTCTTCAACGGTTATCCATCTATCCTAAGCCACTTCTTGAGCTCTGGCTTAACTGCTGAAGATATTGCCAGAGAGAAAAGACAAACTCTCTATCATTACACCATACCATGGCTACGGAATAATAAAGCAACTGTGACCACTGATGAATTTGAAGGAATCTATACAAAATACTATCACGAAGAACCCTATTATGAGGATGGCTTAGCCATCATGGAAGCAATACGCCAATCATAA
- a CDS encoding glycosyltransferase, with the protein MSHSLESETVSSFYYYGNNTEIAANGQLKHPELILIGDRVTIKGDYSIQPEAQASLPLPKIIIGDDCKCEQGLTLHAINRIEIKSNVTIGSNVSISDARQEYRQIGIPVKAQGWMDGAGEVIIGEGTQIGEGTVIAGNIRIGKHSVIYPGSVIEQDLPDYCVAGGSPAQIQQHEPIVHPISPDATPLLSICIPTYNRAANLDLCLSSIFSQLQDDSRVEVIVCDNASTDATPQVIARYASRYPRLKSFRNSSNIGGDRNIYLVAQLAKGTFLKWQGDDDYCVEHSIPSLLEVIHNHTECGIIYLNVHNHDGQVYTAKGASAYLRASGIMCTFISGIILRREDFEQIEEPFRYIDSSLNQAYMQYEILTRNPHFCVVNRRVFDFSGNPPAGYNFGEVVFSNYQTILSHFIGKGLTAEDVREEKRNSLFNYILGWYWGIMRDHAPVFTDDFEDLFRKFYGDESYFEDVLLQIASIKALAQS; encoded by the coding sequence ATGTCACACTCCTTAGAGTCTGAAACAGTATCCAGCTTCTATTACTATGGCAACAATACAGAGATCGCTGCCAACGGACAACTCAAGCATCCCGAACTCATTCTGATTGGTGATAGGGTAACCATTAAGGGAGATTACTCCATACAGCCTGAAGCACAAGCTTCTTTGCCTCTACCCAAAATTATTATCGGGGATGATTGTAAATGTGAACAAGGGCTCACTCTTCATGCCATCAACCGTATTGAGATTAAATCTAATGTGACGATAGGCTCTAATGTTAGTATATCGGATGCCAGACAGGAGTACCGCCAGATTGGAATCCCGGTAAAGGCACAAGGATGGATGGACGGCGCCGGAGAGGTTATCATCGGGGAAGGAACGCAAATTGGAGAGGGAACGGTTATTGCAGGTAATATCCGAATAGGCAAGCATAGCGTGATCTATCCGGGAAGTGTCATTGAACAAGATCTTCCGGATTATTGTGTGGCAGGAGGGTCCCCCGCACAGATTCAGCAGCATGAACCAATTGTACACCCTATCTCACCGGATGCTACTCCGCTTCTCTCCATTTGTATTCCAACCTATAACCGCGCAGCCAACCTTGATCTATGCCTTTCCTCTATATTCAGCCAATTACAGGACGATAGCCGGGTTGAAGTCATTGTCTGTGACAATGCCTCTACAGACGCCACCCCTCAGGTGATCGCACGTTATGCCAGCCGCTATCCAAGACTGAAATCATTCAGAAACAGTTCGAATATCGGGGGGGACCGCAATATATATCTTGTAGCTCAATTAGCGAAGGGGACGTTTCTAAAATGGCAGGGCGATGATGATTATTGTGTGGAGCATTCCATCCCCTCCCTGCTTGAGGTCATCCATAATCATACAGAGTGCGGAATTATATATTTGAATGTTCATAATCATGATGGCCAGGTTTATACTGCAAAAGGCGCATCGGCTTATCTTCGAGCCTCAGGTATTATGTGTACTTTTATTTCCGGCATCATTTTGAGAAGAGAGGATTTTGAACAAATCGAAGAACCCTTCCGGTATATCGATTCATCGCTGAATCAAGCTTACATGCAATATGAGATATTAACCAGAAATCCTCACTTTTGCGTGGTTAACCGGAGAGTGTTCGATTTTTCCGGGAATCCTCCTGCAGGATACAATTTCGGTGAAGTCGTTTTTAGTAATTATCAGACAATTTTGAGTCATTTTATTGGCAAAGGTTTGACCGCAGAGGACGTCCGGGAAGAGAAACGAAATTCTCTCTTTAATTACATTCTCGGTTGGTATTGGGGAATCATGCGTGATCACGCCCCTGTTTTTACCGATGATTTTGAGGATCTCTTTAGAAAATTTTATGGAGATGAGTCCTATTTCGAAGATGTCCTGCTGCAAATTGCAAGTATAAAAGCTCTGGCACAAAGCTAA
- a CDS encoding class I SAM-dependent methyltransferase: MHKPDTLQANHKPDSQESQMSNLMNYANFLYNQKNYENAAVFYEKFLLEAKTINEETYEAYGRLSDCYVAAGDVNKALLAAFQSFASGVPHPVICYKIGTSFMQKGQVNLAIFWFDMATKETIVNGHINYDASFANWLPHLQLCVCYELLGEHEKAYHHHKLAQKYYPDHPSIVYNQKYFESLFYRIAPSSSSVLKEAEVLGRNDTDSIDINSEILNTEQNDVVFTGERVVINDAVKKNHGDVLEEHLNRYRLAQKFVKDKRVLDAACGAGYGSKMLQVAGASHVLGVDIDEASLANARKTYGHDQIDYAYGNVNKLELEDNSFDVVVSFETIEHIDDGSVWIKESARLLKDDGIFIVSTPNRSIANPAAYFVEQPRNHYHKYEYTITELVGELLKEYDILELYGQTFVSDYSAFQAQVVRNARAMPPTTTPYDNPVINGYELMDLGRVKDINPLYVVVVCRKKRDLPVDK; encoded by the coding sequence ATGCATAAACCGGATACACTTCAGGCAAACCATAAGCCAGATTCACAGGAATCTCAGATGTCCAATTTAATGAATTACGCCAACTTTCTATATAACCAGAAAAATTATGAGAACGCTGCTGTGTTCTATGAAAAGTTTCTTTTGGAAGCAAAGACGATAAATGAAGAAACCTATGAAGCCTACGGGAGACTCTCGGATTGTTACGTTGCTGCCGGGGATGTGAATAAAGCCTTGTTAGCAGCTTTCCAATCCTTTGCTTCTGGAGTTCCCCACCCCGTAATCTGTTACAAAATCGGTACTTCATTCATGCAGAAAGGTCAAGTGAACCTAGCAATTTTTTGGTTTGATATGGCTACAAAAGAAACGATAGTAAATGGGCACATTAACTATGATGCCTCTTTTGCAAACTGGCTACCCCATTTACAATTGTGTGTATGCTATGAATTGCTCGGTGAACATGAGAAAGCCTATCATCATCACAAATTAGCTCAAAAATATTATCCCGATCATCCAAGTATAGTGTACAATCAAAAGTATTTTGAATCGTTGTTCTACAGAATTGCTCCCTCCTCGTCAAGTGTTCTAAAAGAGGCTGAAGTATTGGGGCGAAACGACACAGATTCCATAGATATCAACTCCGAAATACTGAATACAGAACAAAACGATGTAGTTTTCACAGGAGAACGGGTTGTCATTAACGATGCCGTCAAGAAGAATCATGGAGATGTACTTGAGGAGCACCTGAACAGATACAGATTAGCCCAAAAGTTCGTCAAGGATAAACGGGTGCTGGATGCGGCCTGCGGGGCAGGGTATGGCAGTAAAATGCTGCAGGTGGCCGGAGCAAGTCATGTCCTTGGCGTAGATATTGATGAAGCCAGCTTGGCCAATGCGCGTAAAACATATGGTCATGATCAGATTGATTATGCTTACGGTAATGTAAATAAGCTTGAACTTGAAGATAACAGCTTTGATGTCGTTGTTTCCTTTGAGACTATTGAGCATATCGATGACGGCAGCGTATGGATTAAAGAATCTGCCAGGCTTTTAAAAGATGATGGTATCTTCATTGTCTCCACGCCTAACCGTAGTATTGCAAACCCTGCCGCCTACTTTGTGGAGCAGCCAAGAAATCATTATCACAAATATGAATATACGATTACTGAGCTTGTGGGGGAGTTACTGAAAGAATATGATATCCTGGAGTTGTACGGGCAAACCTTCGTCTCGGATTATTCAGCCTTCCAAGCCCAAGTTGTCAGAAATGCGAGAGCGATGCCTCCTACAACCACGCCTTATGACAATCCCGTCATTAACGGATACGAGCTAATGGATCTCGGAAGAGTTAAAGATATAAATCCCTTGTATGTGGTGGTCGTGTGCAGAAAAAAACGAGACCTTCCTGTAGACAAATAA
- a CDS encoding leucine-rich repeat domain-containing protein gives MQISITDDFADERFRQFVRDHFCGGRESIFRSDLDTVATLKLEGCKLSSLQGIEHFTALQELECSYNELTVLDLSQNAELVTVNCRSNRLIELNTQPNRLLKELDCSRNHIRTLDLSQNLALEKLECHENMLSKLELSSNPWLKVLNGSYNSLHELRLQDNTALERLDCGSNYLIDLDIASCRELTEVRCNHNHLTGLDTSGNPSLTSLRCFNNHITSLDLSHNSQLTELYCSQNKLTVVDTSLHSQLVQLDYSNNLITQPDHRVEGVGIFQYDTAFTCYKAELHFKESGLTVTAEVPTQAAMSGLTPRIQEVWGELEGRLDRVLQLIAAAHPDEDVNELVLADLTFAEDHSFRIGYDAGDTPAGQLCIYAVFDHEDELDDQLSYEVY, from the coding sequence ATGCAGATTTCAATTACCGATGATTTCGCAGATGAACGTTTCCGGCAGTTCGTAAGGGACCACTTCTGCGGTGGCCGTGAATCCATCTTCAGGAGCGATCTTGACACAGTGGCTACGCTGAAGCTTGAGGGCTGCAAGCTCTCTAGTCTACAGGGGATCGAACACTTTACGGCGCTTCAGGAGCTGGAGTGTTCGTATAATGAGTTAACCGTGCTTGACCTTAGCCAGAATGCGGAACTGGTTACTGTGAACTGCCGGAGCAACCGGCTGATTGAGCTGAATACTCAGCCGAATCGGCTGTTGAAGGAACTGGACTGTAGCAGGAACCATATCCGTACTCTGGACCTCAGCCAGAATCTTGCGCTAGAGAAGCTGGAGTGTCATGAGAATATGTTGTCCAAACTGGAGTTAAGCAGCAATCCCTGGCTCAAGGTACTGAATGGCAGTTATAACTCGCTGCATGAATTGCGGCTTCAAGACAATACGGCACTGGAGCGGCTCGATTGTGGCAGCAATTATCTAATTGACCTGGATATAGCAAGCTGTAGAGAGCTGACGGAAGTCCGCTGTAATCATAATCACTTAACAGGTCTCGACACCAGTGGCAATCCGTCTCTTACGAGTCTGCGATGCTTCAATAATCATATTACGAGTCTGGACCTCAGTCACAATAGCCAGTTAACCGAACTCTATTGTTCTCAGAACAAACTTACCGTAGTCGATACGAGCCTGCATTCGCAGCTTGTACAATTGGATTATTCCAATAACCTCATCACGCAGCCGGATCATAGGGTAGAGGGAGTAGGGATTTTTCAATATGATACTGCCTTCACCTGTTATAAGGCGGAGCTTCACTTCAAGGAGAGCGGGCTTACCGTTACAGCGGAAGTTCCCACCCAGGCAGCCATGAGCGGCTTGACTCCGCGGATTCAGGAGGTATGGGGAGAGCTGGAGGGTCGGCTTGACCGGGTATTGCAGCTAATTGCGGCCGCTCATCCTGATGAAGATGTGAATGAGCTGGTGCTGGCCGACTTGACGTTTGCCGAAGACCACTCCTTCCGTATCGGCTACGATGCCGGGGATACACCGGCCGGTCAGCTCTGCATCTATGCAGTGTTTGACCATGAGGATGAACTAGACGACCAGCTTAGTTATGAAGTGTACTGA